Proteins from one Streptomyces genisteinicus genomic window:
- a CDS encoding nucleotidyl transferase AbiEii/AbiGii toxin family protein, with amino-acid sequence MKEKRYQDAVALRRALEVRLKRQSETEATDLGRLRRRVVFDRIAARLSADSEAEWILKGGAALEFRLRNRARATKDMDLAIRETGLTGGMLREALLDALAEDPDGDWFTFRVPAPVELAAYTGGRPAWRFSVEAGLGGKPFAGVRIDVAARGEEVAATEPLPLLGALDFAGIPARTIEAVDRRQHFAEKLHALTREYGDRPNTRVKDLADLVLLIETGMAADAELCGVVRHVFTIRDTHAVPHLIPDPPPLWRDTYPSLAEGLTETTATLDHALTAVREFWARAVTVCTGTED; translated from the coding sequence GTGAAGGAGAAGCGATACCAGGACGCTGTCGCACTCCGTAGGGCGCTGGAGGTCAGGCTGAAGCGCCAGTCGGAGACTGAAGCCACAGATCTGGGACGCCTACGCCGCCGAGTGGTCTTCGACCGTATCGCGGCACGGCTCTCAGCAGATTCGGAGGCTGAATGGATCCTCAAGGGCGGGGCTGCGCTTGAGTTCCGGCTGCGGAATCGCGCCAGAGCGACCAAGGACATGGACCTCGCTATCCGGGAAACCGGACTGACGGGCGGCATGCTCCGCGAGGCACTGCTCGATGCGCTCGCAGAAGACCCGGACGGGGACTGGTTCACCTTCCGGGTTCCCGCGCCGGTGGAACTGGCCGCTTATACCGGGGGGCGCCCGGCGTGGAGGTTTTCCGTCGAAGCCGGCCTCGGCGGCAAGCCCTTCGCCGGTGTCCGGATCGACGTCGCCGCCCGCGGCGAGGAGGTGGCGGCCACGGAACCCCTGCCGCTCCTCGGGGCACTGGACTTCGCCGGAATCCCCGCCCGGACGATCGAGGCCGTGGACCGGCGGCAGCACTTCGCCGAAAAGCTACACGCCCTCACACGTGAATACGGTGACCGTCCTAACACGAGGGTTAAGGACCTGGCTGATCTCGTGCTACTGATCGAGACGGGCATGGCCGCCGACGCGGAGCTGTGCGGCGTAGTGCGGCATGTCTTCACGATCCGGGACACACATGCCGTCCCTCACTTGATTCCCGACCCACCACCGCTGTGGCGGGACACGTATCCATCCCTCGCCGAGGGACTGACCGAGACCACAGCGACCTTGGACCACGCGCTGACCGCAGTGCGCGAATTCTGGGCGCGAGCTGTGACCGTCTGCACCGGAACGGAAGACTGA
- the hsdR gene encoding EcoAI/FtnUII family type I restriction enzme subunit R, whose product MASAGGLTEQETCRAFVLPALSVAGWSKDQIREQYSINDGKLVVSPRRHRRERALIADYVLEYRDDVPLAVVEAKRTSVDVAAGIEQAKRYARRLGLPLAYATNGIEIWEIEIGGNRHRVSSFPSPEELWQRYCGEKKITTELERELILAQFDHRLRNNDLTPKRPRYYQRRAVNEALLAIARGQTRILLTLATGTGKTMVAFQLVSKLRESGWTGGEKPRVLYLADRNILVDQPKDDYFEPVFGDVVHKISGGVQRARQIFFALYQSLDSSRGDEAALFSQYPPGYFHLIIVDECHRGSSAEEGRWRGILNHFSQAVQLGLTATPIADSDRHTYGYFGEPVYEYSLKDGIEDGFLAPYRLRRVHLNVDMTGFKPEPGQLDTSGNPIPDQVYTQRHYEKALAIEERTEEVARYLTSYLTDTDRMAKTIVFCENNDHAHRMVAALNQANLDLVARYPDYVCRITDDDGKPGRELLDRFRRDDTDEPVIAVTSQMLTTGVDIPSARNIVIVRRINSMPQFKQIIGRGTRLCLDIDKGSFDIIDFVDATVLFNDPEFDGPPLRVINDRTDQQGELIEREELESPDGPAEEVAEPEVDFQSGDGGVLPADDDGTVVTDEDRVDEIQSSGTRRIYVNGVEVFVWNDMHYQLHPDGQSMRMVQYREYVHDRVLELKLSPTDLRTQWATAKSRNTLRERLSGEEIGITEEDLLRKLDHPEADPVDLLINAAWELPLISRSERAHRVRREHDQFLKSFAPEAREVLDALLDRFAEKGAAELEASALRVPPFQQLGTIRQLAARFGGAPQMHEAIDDLGKRIFDVA is encoded by the coding sequence ATGGCGAGCGCAGGGGGACTGACCGAGCAGGAGACGTGCCGGGCCTTCGTGCTACCGGCGCTGTCCGTGGCCGGCTGGAGCAAAGATCAGATCCGCGAGCAGTATTCGATCAACGACGGCAAGCTCGTGGTGTCGCCGCGGCGGCATCGGCGTGAGCGGGCGCTGATAGCGGACTACGTCCTGGAGTACCGCGACGACGTGCCCCTCGCGGTGGTCGAGGCCAAGCGGACGAGTGTGGATGTCGCAGCCGGTATCGAGCAGGCCAAGCGGTACGCACGCAGACTGGGCCTGCCTCTGGCCTACGCCACGAACGGCATCGAGATCTGGGAGATCGAGATCGGCGGCAACCGGCACCGGGTGTCGTCGTTCCCGTCCCCGGAGGAACTTTGGCAGCGGTACTGCGGCGAGAAGAAGATCACGACCGAACTGGAGCGTGAGCTCATCCTCGCCCAGTTCGACCACCGGCTCCGCAACAACGATCTCACCCCTAAACGCCCGAGGTACTACCAGCGTCGAGCGGTCAACGAGGCGCTCTTGGCGATAGCCCGTGGCCAGACGCGGATCCTGCTGACCCTGGCCACAGGCACCGGTAAGACCATGGTCGCGTTCCAGCTGGTCTCAAAGCTGCGCGAGAGCGGGTGGACCGGAGGAGAGAAGCCCCGTGTGCTCTACCTGGCTGACCGCAACATCCTGGTTGACCAGCCGAAGGATGACTACTTCGAGCCAGTCTTCGGAGATGTAGTCCACAAGATCAGCGGAGGGGTGCAGCGAGCCCGGCAGATCTTCTTCGCGCTGTACCAGTCGCTGGACAGCAGCCGTGGGGACGAAGCTGCGCTCTTCAGCCAGTACCCTCCGGGCTACTTCCACCTGATCATCGTGGACGAATGCCACCGCGGCAGCTCGGCCGAAGAGGGTAGATGGCGAGGCATCCTCAACCACTTCTCCCAGGCCGTTCAACTCGGTCTGACCGCGACGCCGATCGCGGACTCGGACCGGCATACCTACGGGTACTTCGGTGAGCCGGTCTACGAGTACTCCCTGAAGGACGGAATCGAGGACGGCTTCCTGGCCCCGTACCGTCTTCGACGGGTCCACCTGAATGTCGACATGACGGGCTTCAAGCCCGAACCTGGGCAGCTCGATACTTCCGGCAACCCCATCCCGGACCAGGTCTATACCCAGCGCCACTACGAGAAGGCCCTCGCCATTGAGGAGCGCACCGAGGAAGTAGCGCGGTACCTCACGAGCTACCTGACCGATACGGACCGGATGGCGAAGACGATCGTCTTCTGTGAGAACAACGATCACGCACACCGCATGGTTGCCGCACTCAACCAGGCGAACCTCGACCTCGTCGCACGCTACCCAGACTACGTCTGCCGGATTACCGATGACGACGGCAAGCCGGGAAGGGAGCTCCTGGACCGGTTCCGGCGGGACGACACCGACGAGCCCGTGATTGCCGTGACCAGCCAGATGCTGACGACCGGCGTGGACATCCCCTCGGCCCGCAACATCGTGATCGTGCGCCGGATCAACTCCATGCCGCAGTTCAAGCAGATCATCGGGCGAGGCACGCGGCTGTGCCTGGACATAGACAAGGGGTCCTTCGACATCATCGATTTCGTCGATGCGACTGTTCTGTTCAACGATCCCGAGTTCGACGGTCCGCCGCTGAGAGTCATCAATGACCGGACAGATCAGCAGGGAGAGCTGATCGAGCGCGAAGAGCTGGAGAGCCCAGACGGCCCCGCCGAAGAGGTCGCAGAGCCCGAAGTGGACTTCCAGTCAGGTGATGGAGGCGTACTGCCTGCAGACGACGACGGGACGGTGGTCACGGACGAGGATCGCGTCGATGAGATCCAAAGTAGCGGTACCCGGCGCATCTACGTCAACGGCGTGGAGGTCTTCGTCTGGAACGACATGCACTACCAATTGCACCCCGACGGCCAGTCCATGCGCATGGTCCAGTATCGGGAATACGTTCACGACCGCGTGCTGGAGCTGAAGCTGTCGCCGACGGATCTGAGGACGCAGTGGGCCACCGCTAAGAGTCGCAACACCCTTCGCGAGCGCCTGAGCGGCGAAGAGATCGGCATCACGGAAGAGGACCTGCTGCGCAAGCTCGATCACCCCGAGGCCGACCCTGTCGATCTGCTGATCAACGCGGCCTGGGAACTGCCGCTGATCAGCCGCTCCGAGCGGGCCCACCGGGTACGCCGTGAGCACGATCAGTTCCTCAAGAGCTTCGCACCTGAGGCCAGGGAGGTGCTGGACGCGCTGTTGGACCGCTTCGCAGAGAAGGGCGCCGCAGAGCTGGAGGCGAGCGCGCTGCGCGTACCACCCTTCCAGCAGCTGGGTACGATCCGGCAGCTGGCCGCACGGTTCGGCGGGGCTCCGCAGATGCACGAGGCGATCGACGACCTGGGCAAGCGGATCTTCGATGTCGCGTAA
- a CDS encoding type IV toxin-antitoxin system AbiEi family antitoxin domain-containing protein, giving the protein MLGDDTTRDRLWRTAARQRGYFTAAQALKAGYSYQAQHFHVGRRNWIRIDRGIYRFREYLDLPSTDTDHLVRWSLWSRDRAVVSHATALAVHDLGIANPAEIHLTVPPGFRARDSAVVLHRAALGAADVEQHEGFKVTTPLRAIAESAADAVDQDVVDSAVSEALSRGLTTRRRLLRAAQELGARAELGVERALREVTA; this is encoded by the coding sequence GTGCTTGGGGATGACACGACTCGCGACCGACTCTGGCGCACTGCGGCCCGCCAGCGCGGCTACTTCACGGCCGCCCAGGCGCTCAAGGCCGGCTACTCCTACCAGGCTCAGCACTTCCATGTCGGTCGCCGCAACTGGATCCGTATCGACCGCGGCATCTACCGCTTCCGCGAGTATCTCGACCTTCCGAGCACCGACACGGACCACTTGGTCCGCTGGTCCCTTTGGAGCCGGGACCGGGCTGTGGTGTCGCACGCGACGGCCCTTGCTGTACACGACCTGGGCATCGCCAACCCGGCGGAGATCCACCTGACCGTACCGCCGGGTTTTCGTGCCAGGGACTCGGCTGTCGTGCTGCACCGCGCCGCTCTGGGCGCTGCGGACGTCGAACAGCACGAGGGCTTCAAGGTCACCACACCCCTGCGAGCCATTGCGGAGAGCGCCGCTGACGCGGTTGATCAAGACGTAGTCGACTCCGCAGTGAGCGAGGCACTCTCGCGGGGCCTGACCACACGACGCCGTCTCCTGCGCGCAGCCCAGGAACTCGGAGCGCGAGCCGAACTCGGCGTAGAGCGCGCGCTGAGGGAGGTGACGGCGTGA
- a CDS encoding YtxH domain-containing protein, with amino-acid sequence MRYKLTFVAGLALGFVLGTRAGRERYEQLKKSARQISQNPAVRNAAESAAHNGREAAGKAFHAVSDKVGDRVPESVAGRVRSLRERGSGTEDDWGTTNT; translated from the coding sequence ATGCGGTACAAGCTCACGTTCGTCGCCGGACTGGCCCTCGGCTTCGTGCTCGGCACACGGGCCGGGCGCGAGCGGTACGAGCAGCTCAAGAAGTCCGCGCGACAGATCTCCCAGAACCCGGCGGTGCGCAACGCCGCCGAGTCCGCCGCGCACAACGGCCGCGAGGCCGCGGGCAAGGCGTTCCACGCGGTGAGCGACAAGGTCGGGGACCGGGTCCCGGAGTCGGTCGCCGGGCGGGTGCGCTCGCTGCGCGAACGCGGCTCCGGCACCGAGGACGACTGGGGAACGACCAACACCTGA
- a CDS encoding FGGY family carbohydrate kinase, with protein MGIVAGLDSSSEYTRIVVCDADTGAVLRQGYAPHPLEPKSTEADPQAWLLSLGEAAGGGLLEGVQAIGVSAQQHGLITLDAQGGPVRPALLGNDRRAQVAAADLVDALGGRQAWAEAVGSVPQAALPVAKLRWLARTEPEAAQRVAAVLQPHDWLVWQLLGRPARRTTDRGGASCTGYWSAGTGAWRPDLVETALGHQCALPEVLGPAEAAGTTPEGLLISAGTGETMAAAFGLGVRTGDAVVSLGASGSVMAVHHEALADSTGMITSFADATGMHLPVVHTLNAVRALRGTAEMLGVEALGDLSELAMKSTPGASGLVMLPYLEGERTPQLPHTAGTLSGLRRESMKPEHLARAAFEGMLCSLADALDVLRGRGVEVRRVFLLGAAAELPAVQAVAPAVFAAQVVVPQPADYAAIGAARQAAWALGVAQGTLSPAAPPAWQGASAQVFEPGEDADVGMAVRQQYRATREQIHPGAFAQGL; from the coding sequence ATGGGGATAGTCGCCGGACTCGACAGCTCGTCCGAGTACACACGCATCGTGGTCTGTGACGCGGACACGGGCGCCGTGCTGCGCCAGGGGTACGCGCCGCATCCGCTGGAGCCGAAGTCCACCGAGGCCGATCCGCAGGCCTGGCTGCTCTCGCTCGGCGAGGCCGCGGGCGGCGGGCTGCTGGAAGGCGTGCAGGCCATCGGTGTCTCGGCCCAGCAGCACGGCCTGATCACGCTCGACGCGCAGGGCGGCCCCGTGCGCCCCGCGCTGCTCGGCAACGACCGGCGCGCCCAGGTCGCCGCCGCCGATCTGGTGGACGCGCTCGGCGGGCGGCAGGCGTGGGCCGAGGCCGTCGGGTCGGTCCCGCAGGCGGCCCTGCCCGTCGCCAAGCTCCGCTGGCTGGCACGCACCGAACCGGAGGCCGCGCAGCGGGTGGCGGCGGTGCTCCAGCCGCACGACTGGCTGGTGTGGCAGCTGCTCGGCCGGCCCGCCCGCCGGACCACCGACCGCGGCGGCGCCTCCTGCACGGGCTACTGGTCGGCCGGCACCGGCGCCTGGCGCCCCGATCTCGTCGAGACGGCCCTCGGCCACCAGTGCGCGCTGCCCGAGGTGCTCGGGCCCGCGGAGGCGGCGGGCACCACCCCGGAGGGGCTGCTGATCTCGGCCGGCACGGGCGAGACGATGGCCGCGGCGTTCGGCCTGGGCGTCCGCACCGGCGACGCGGTGGTGTCGCTGGGGGCCTCCGGCTCCGTGATGGCCGTCCACCACGAGGCGCTCGCCGACTCCACCGGGATGATCACCTCGTTCGCCGACGCGACCGGCATGCACCTGCCCGTGGTGCACACCCTGAACGCGGTCCGGGCGCTGCGCGGCACGGCCGAGATGCTCGGCGTCGAGGCGCTCGGGGACCTGTCCGAACTCGCGATGAAGTCCACCCCCGGCGCGTCCGGCCTGGTGATGCTGCCCTATCTGGAGGGCGAGCGCACACCCCAGCTGCCGCACACCGCGGGCACCTTGAGCGGGCTGCGGCGGGAGTCGATGAAGCCCGAGCACCTGGCGCGGGCCGCGTTCGAGGGCATGCTGTGCTCGCTGGCCGACGCGCTGGACGTGCTGCGCGGGCGCGGGGTGGAGGTGCGGCGGGTCTTCCTGCTGGGTGCCGCGGCCGAACTGCCCGCGGTGCAGGCCGTGGCCCCCGCGGTGTTCGCCGCCCAGGTCGTGGTTCCGCAGCCGGCGGACTACGCCGCCATCGGAGCGGCCCGCCAGGCGGCGTGGGCGCTGGGCGTGGCGCAGGGGACGCTCTCCCCCGCCGCTCCGCCGGCCTGGCAGGGCGCCTCTGCGCAGGTGTTCGAGCCGGGCGAGGACGCGGACGTCGGCATGGCCGTGCGCCAGCAGTACCGGGCCACGCGGGAGCAGATCCACCCGGGGGCGTTCGCCCAGGGGCTGTGA